A section of the Amblyomma americanum isolate KBUSLIRL-KWMA chromosome 2, ASM5285725v1, whole genome shotgun sequence genome encodes:
- the LOC144120180 gene encoding uncharacterized protein LOC144120180, which produces MTEPEKAVLTWQQSTNLQESRVTTATGVGSETGSHCTSVVAATLALAALAGVAYLVIAQYRGRDERLTRGNAAPWRQANDEANITTNAATEDKSEQGTETDTPDSDWIPAEEEAKKLLAGPAVALLPRKGRRAASRNSRIETPF; this is translated from the exons ATGACTGAACCTGAAAAAGCGGTGCTGACATGGCAGCAGTCAACGAATCTGCAGGAGTCCAGAGTGACGACCGCTACGGGCGTTGGGTCGGAGACCGGCAGTCACTGCACATCAGTAGTGGCTGCAACCCTGGCACTCGCAGCACTGGCAGGCGTCGCATACCTCGTGATCGCCCAGTACAGGGGCCGAGACGAGCGCCTGACGCGTGGCAACGCCGCACCTTGGAGACAAGC AAATGACGAGGCAAACATTACAACGAACGCCGCCACCGAGGACAAGTCCGAGCAAGGAACAGAGACTGACACTCCCGACAGCGACTGGATCCCAGCGGAAGAAGAAGCCAAGAAGTTGCTGGCGGGTCCCGCTGTGGCTCTTCTCCCGAGGAAGGGGCGTCGAGCCGCGTCACGCAACAGCAGGATTGAAACACCGTTCTGA